One part of the Dyadobacter sp. 676 genome encodes these proteins:
- a CDS encoding DUF4136 domain-containing protein: MKRKLILLGMLTVLSAAVFAQSPQQPGNASGKALTYNWIVPDMKTNQNPMYASSLARHHIQAAFDKALESRGLTRNTQHPDLLLQFHTYTQRVRRNYYGGPPYPMMMGWSRFGWGLPYYGFGGYGGYPYSTTSTDGTLVLDVVDTKSGDIIWQKAISGDVSNPNRLEKQINKGVKKLMKSFPVQQQG; encoded by the coding sequence ATGAAAAGGAAACTTATCTTGTTGGGAATGCTGACTGTGCTGAGCGCCGCGGTGTTCGCACAAAGTCCCCAACAGCCGGGAAATGCTTCCGGCAAGGCATTGACCTACAACTGGATTGTACCAGACATGAAAACTAACCAGAACCCGATGTATGCCAGCTCATTGGCACGCCATCACATTCAGGCAGCCTTCGATAAGGCATTGGAAAGCCGGGGCCTGACGCGCAATACCCAACACCCCGATTTGCTCCTGCAATTTCATACGTATACGCAACGCGTGCGCAGAAACTATTACGGAGGACCACCCTATCCCATGATGATGGGCTGGAGCCGGTTTGGCTGGGGACTCCCCTACTATGGCTTCGGCGGATATGGCGGCTACCCCTATTCCACGACCAGCACCGACGGTACGCTGGTCCTCGACGTGGTGGACACCAAAAGCGGGGATATAATCTGGCAAAAGGCGATTTCGGGTGATGTGAGCAATCCGAACCGGCTTGAAAAGCAGATTAACAAGGGTGTTAAAAAGCTGATGAAAAGTTTCCCTGTTCAGCAGCAGGGATAA
- a CDS encoding Do family serine endopeptidase: MSTSRNFRKITAIALASALLGGTSYATYEHFGKPDTISTWVNNATPFVRPARLDGKAATPGAGAPAAMIPADFSFASKKATAAVVHIKSTLKPERTVSQMDIPEEFRDFFGDRNPFGQQAPDGKMEKPQATGSGVIINPDGYIVTNNHVIQGAETLEVTLADKHTYKAEVIGSDPNTDIALIKIDAKNLPSLSFGNSENVQVGQWVLAVGNPYNLTSTVTAGIVSAKGRNINILGENAKAPIESFIQTDAAVNPGNSGGALVDLNGNLIGINTAIASQTGSFAGYSFAVPSSIAHKVVEDISKFGSVQRGYLGVGISEVDAAKVKSFDLKVDEGVRVENFADESAAREAGIKIGDVITKIDGHDITSVPQLQEAIAQHKPSDKVTMNVNRDGVEKAITVTLKGISEPSAVERPSPAVMEQLGIELKDLTNQQKKEYGIGSGVQVAQINAGKIRQNTDMEEGFVITKIDKTPVANAREAVKMLQGKKGGVMIEGVYPGNEETRYFAIGL, translated from the coding sequence ATGTCAACATCCAGAAATTTTAGAAAAATTACCGCAATAGCCCTCGCATCCGCGCTGTTAGGCGGTACCTCCTATGCTACCTACGAACATTTCGGCAAACCCGACACTATTTCTACCTGGGTCAACAATGCCACCCCATTTGTAAGGCCTGCACGGCTCGACGGCAAAGCGGCTACGCCGGGCGCCGGCGCACCCGCTGCCATGATCCCCGCCGACTTTTCGTTTGCGTCCAAAAAAGCCACTGCGGCGGTCGTACACATCAAGTCGACGCTGAAACCGGAGCGCACGGTTAGTCAGATGGACATACCCGAGGAGTTCAGGGACTTCTTCGGTGATCGCAATCCGTTCGGCCAGCAGGCCCCGGACGGTAAAATGGAAAAACCGCAAGCCACAGGCTCGGGGGTAATCATCAATCCCGATGGATATATTGTAACCAACAACCACGTGATCCAGGGTGCCGAAACACTCGAAGTAACCCTGGCCGACAAGCACACCTACAAGGCCGAAGTAATCGGCAGCGACCCGAACACCGATATTGCGCTGATTAAAATCGACGCGAAGAACCTTCCGTCGCTGTCGTTCGGCAACTCCGAAAACGTGCAGGTAGGCCAGTGGGTGCTCGCGGTGGGTAACCCGTACAACCTCACTTCGACCGTAACTGCCGGTATCGTCAGCGCCAAAGGCCGAAACATCAATATTCTCGGCGAAAATGCCAAGGCGCCGATCGAATCGTTCATCCAGACCGACGCGGCCGTGAACCCCGGCAACTCGGGCGGTGCGCTGGTGGACCTGAACGGCAACCTGATCGGCATCAACACCGCCATAGCAAGCCAAACGGGCTCATTTGCGGGTTATTCGTTCGCGGTCCCTTCCAGCATTGCCCATAAAGTGGTGGAAGACATATCCAAATTCGGATCTGTACAACGCGGGTACCTGGGCGTGGGAATCAGCGAGGTGGATGCGGCAAAAGTCAAATCGTTTGACCTGAAAGTCGATGAAGGCGTCCGTGTCGAGAACTTCGCCGATGAAAGTGCGGCCAGGGAGGCAGGCATCAAAATCGGGGATGTGATCACCAAAATCGACGGCCACGACATTACCAGCGTGCCGCAATTGCAGGAAGCCATCGCCCAGCACAAGCCTTCCGACAAAGTAACCATGAATGTGAACCGCGACGGGGTCGAAAAAGCGATCACCGTGACGTTGAAAGGCATCTCGGAACCTTCCGCCGTCGAACGCCCTTCCCCGGCCGTGATGGAGCAGCTCGGTATCGAACTGAAAGACCTGACCAATCAGCAGAAAAAAGAGTATGGAATCGGTTCCGGCGTACAGGTGGCGCAGATCAATGCCGGCAAGATCCGTCAGAATACCGACATGGAGGAGGGTTTCGTAATTACCAAAATCGATAAAACACCGGTTGCCAATGCCCGGGAGGCCGTGAAAATGCTGCAAGGCAAAAAAGGCGGAGTGATGATCGAAGGGGTTTATCCCGGCAACGAGGAAACCCGGTACTTCGCAATCGGACTGTAA